One window of Microcoleus vaginatus PCC 9802 genomic DNA carries:
- a CDS encoding thiamine biosynthesis protein ThiJ, producing MATESKGKIGVLIEEHFDPTEYREFNEFFPKHGYEVEYISHLWGNQQLTFGSNPENDKVEYHVTVTTEVNEINPSAYKGIIAIGAYATDRLRYQAKVKKGQKNQAPAVEFLRKSMHSESLKLGTICHSLWLFCADSDLLKGRKVTCAHNIICDVENAGAEVVYDEENEVTVDLVVDGNLITGKHPGVVNQFMEVFVKEIENK from the coding sequence ATGGCAACTGAAAGTAAAGGCAAAATTGGTGTTCTGATTGAAGAACATTTTGATCCTACTGAATATCGGGAATTCAATGAGTTTTTTCCGAAACACGGTTACGAAGTCGAGTACATTTCTCACTTGTGGGGAAATCAACAATTAACTTTTGGATCAAACCCAGAGAATGATAAAGTTGAATATCATGTGACTGTCACCACAGAAGTCAATGAGATCAATCCGTCTGCCTACAAAGGCATCATTGCAATTGGGGCTTATGCTACCGATCGCCTGAGATATCAGGCGAAAGTCAAGAAAGGTCAAAAAAACCAAGCGCCGGCGGTAGAATTTCTCAGAAAATCCATGCACTCAGAAAGCCTAAAGCTCGGCACAATCTGTCACAGTTTGTGGCTGTTCTGCGCCGACTCAGACTTACTGAAAGGGCGGAAAGTGACCTGCGCTCACAACATCATCTGTGATGTAGAAAATGCCGGCGCAGAAGTTGTCTACGACGAAGAAAATGAAGTCACCGTTGACTTAGTAGTAGATGGCAACTTGATTACCGGGAAGCATCCAGGAGTAGTCAACCAATTCATGGAAGTTTTTGTCAAAGAAATCGAGAACAAGTAA